A part of Oncorhynchus masou masou isolate Uvic2021 chromosome 30, UVic_Omas_1.1, whole genome shotgun sequence genomic DNA contains:
- the LOC135522424 gene encoding replication protein A 32 kDa subunit-like → MWNQGGSYGESNMGGGYTQSPGGFASPAASQGGEKKGRQRAQHIVPCTVSQLMSAAQAEDVFRVGEVEVAQVTIVGIIRTTDKSMTNIQYKVDDMTGAPMDVKQWVDTEDPSVDSTVIPPGTYVKVSGNLRSFQNHRSMVAFSVRPLDDMNEITSHMLEVVQAHMLLSKPQMIMMGGGGGMNTSMVPLSRPGMGGNMGGGYSGANDMSANGLSPSQNQVLSLIRSCPDAQGISTQDLKQRLSGMSLAVIKHAVEFLSNEGHIFSTIDEDHFKSTDNDD, encoded by the exons ATGTGGAACCAAG GTGGATCATACGGTGAATCAAACATGGGTGGTGGATACACTCAGTCCCCGGGAGGATTCGCATCACCTGCTGCCTcccagggaggagagaagaaaggg AGACAACGTGCCCAACATATTGTCCCCTGCACAGTGTCCCAGCTCATGTCTGCTGCCCAAGCAGAGGATGTATTCagagtgggagaggtagaggttgCCCAG GTTACCATTGTGGGCATCATCAGAACCACTGACAAATCCATGACCAACATCCAGTACAAAGTCGATGACATGACAGGGGCCCCTATGGATGTGAAGCAGTGGGTAGATACGGAG GATCCCAGTGTGGACAGCACTGTCATCCCCCCAGGCACTTACGTCAAGGTCTCTGGCAATTTGCGCTCCTTCCAG AACCACAGGTCCATGGTAGCGTTCAGCGTCCGGCCCCTAGACGACATGAACGAGATCACCTCCCACATGCTGGAGGTGGTGCAGGCACACATGCTGCTCAGCAAACCACAGATGATTATG ATGGGCGGAGGAGGGGGAATGAACACTAGCATGGTGCCCTTGTCGCGGCCGGGAATGGGTGGCAACATGGGAGGTGGATACTCGGGTGCCAACGACATGTCCGCTAACGGCCTGAGCCCAAGCCAGAACCAG GTACTGAGCTTGATAAGGAGCTGTCCAGACGCACAGGGTATCAGCACACAGGACTTGAAGCAGAGACTCAGCGGCATGAGCTTGGCTGTCATCAA GCATGCAGTGGAGTTCCTCAGCAACGAAGGACACATCTTCTCCACCATCGACGAGGATCACTTCAAGTCTACAGACAATGACGACTAA
- the LOC135522420 gene encoding protein THEMIS2-like isoform X1 translates to MAGTETVMSLQELIASLDKTCLPRILQVCSGVYFQGSVYELSGSEVCLSTGDLVKVIDIELLSVSCEDTSNNDKFELPINHTDLFKLVPEEMPYSTVEEMVSLRPVGLDTCFPFTFTSRCELTLQNFTLGTGMAVTMLHIEQQDGGEESCVRCQFRGQQGALADVLIPFSCRGEFYECESDQTYTLQEIMSSPHLCSRHFCFSKKTKHGASLVFSPIYQVQAIMHLRKNIVKFPSSLEVDVVDVTMESQDLTFVTPLTLLEVFAQPDEAFPTMAEILEHHEGQPLFRCTWLAELHKGHPLVLHKRGSSAMVLASGLKGRKARQYFLMSQSYGGRLRRRPREFESVYELYAASIQAPFLTVRVTRHSEEMEEEGLLALSVGEQLEVLRCEKVKLPGGGTSQEEKNNQTVEVLVCRRLQEEDDDEEEDEEEKEESEVVHLPLYMQSHFVEKLTDNKKYSLKDLCKAFALPLDVKVVSGDAELEKDPLVGFSSLRLQEATIQPMVQASLPGKPERCFEIPTDWLNMSLSFTNDPLPLTQEYHLETVTEVTDSFYYEFRKLTASDEPPPPRPPKPKPSSRSNPPSGSKPLSGSKPLSDSKPLSGSKPLSGSKSSKATPSPSHPDAPCLPPKSGTLSLLSDLSLDSKKTQRPPAPLPPDFKDDAPPLNPRKPMTDVKSGKAQPNTYIKSISHKPNNKAAAKYEVQADVDSDHDYEQVDDQLRRAQDNFLFY, encoded by the exons GTTTATGAGCTGTCGGGAAGCGAGGTGTGCCTATCCACGGGGGACCTGGTAAAGGTCATCGACATCGAGCTCCTGTCTGTCAGCTGTGAGGATACCAGCAACAATGATAAGTTTGAGCTGCCCATCAACCATACAG ATCTGTTCAAGCTGGTTCCAGAGGAGATGCCATACAGCACAGTGGAGGAGATGGTGAGTCTGAGGCCTGTAGGCCTGGACACCTGCTTTCCCTTCACCTTCACCAGCCGATGTGAGCTGACCTTACAGAATTTCACCCTTGGCACTGGGATGGCCGTGACCATGCTACACATCGAGCAGCAGGACGGGGGTGAGGAGAGCTGCGTCCGCTGTCAATTCAGAGGCCAGCAGGGGGCTTTGGCTGACGTGCTAATCCCCTTCTCCTGCCGTGGGGAGTTCTATGAGTGTGAGAGTGACCAGACCTACACCCTCCAGGAGATCATGTCCTCGCCCCACCTCTGCAGCCGGCACTTTTGCTTCAGCAAGAAGACCAAGCACGGGGCATCACTAGTCTTCAGCCCCATATACCAGGTCCAGGCCATCATGCACT TGAGGAAGAACATAGTCAAGTTCCCCTCCAGCCTGGAGGTGGATGTGGTCGACGTGACAATGGAATCCCAAGACTTGACATTTGTGACCCCGCTCACTCTGCTCGAGGTCTTTGCACAGCCAGACGAGGCCTTCCCCACAATGGCTGAAATACTGGAGCACCATGAGGGCCAGCCACTGTTCCGGTGTACCTGGCTGGCTGAGCTACACAAGGGCCATCCTCTAGTCCTTCACAAGCGTGGTTCCTCAGCCATGGTTCTGGCTTCGGGTCTCAAGGGGCGCAAGGCCCGTCAGTACTTCCTAATGTCGCAGAGCTATGGGGGACGGCTGCGACGGAGGCCGCGGGAGTTCGAGTCGGTGTACGAGCTGTACGCCGCCTCAATCCAAGCGCCATTTCTCACGGTCAGGGTGACGCGGCAcagtgaggagatggaggaggaggggcttcTGGCACTCAGTGTAGGCGAGCAGCTGGAGGTGCTGCGCTGTGAGAAGGTGAAGCTGCCCGGAGGAGGAACCAGCCAGGAGGAGAAGAATAACCAGACCGTGGAAGTCCTTGTATGTAGACGTCTCCAAGAAGAGGACGATgacgaggaggaggatgaagaggagaaggaggagagcgaGGTGGTCCATTTGCCCCTGTACATGCAGAGCCACTTTGTGGAGAAGCTCACGGACAATAAGAAGTATAGCCTGAAGGACTTGTGCAAGGCCTTTGCTCTGCCACTGGACGTTAAGGTGGTGAGCGGTGACGCAGAGTTGGAGAAAGATCCTCTGGTGGGGTTCTCATCCCTGAGGCTGCAGGAGGCTACTATACAGCCCATGGTCCAGGCCAGCCTTCCAGGAAAGCCAGAGAGGTGCTTTGAGATACCCACAGACTGGCTTAACATGTCTTTGTCTTTTACTAACGACCCCTTGCCTTTGACCCAAGAATATCACCTGGAGACAGTTACAGAGGTGACAGACTCATTCTATTACGAATTTCGAAAGCTCACCGCATCAGATGAGCCCCCACCACCACGTCCACCAAAGCCGAAGCCATCATCAAGATCAAATCCACCGTCAGGCTCAAAACCATTGTCAGGCTCAAAGCCATTGTCAGACTCAAAGCCATTGTCAGGCTCAAAGCCATTGTCAGGCTCAAAGTCTTCCAAGGCAACCCCTTCACCCTCACATCCAGATGCCCCCTGTCTTCCACCCAAAAGCGGCACCCTTTCCCTGTTGAGTGATCTAAGTCTTGATAGCAAAAAGACTCAAAGGCCCCCTGCTCCTCTGCCTCCG GATTTCAAGGATGATGCCCCTCCGCTGAATCCAAGAAAACCTATGACCGATGTCAAGTCAGGCAAGGCTCAGCCAAACACTTACATCAAGTCTATAAGTCACAAGCCCAACAATAAAG CAGCGGCGAAATATGAAGTTCAAGCAGATGTGGACAGTGACCATGATTATGAGCAAGTGGATGACCAGTTGAGAAGAGCACaggacaattttttattttactaa
- the LOC135522420 gene encoding protein THEMIS2-like isoform X2, which yields MAGTETVMSLQELIASLDKTCLPRILQVCSGVYFQGSVYELSGSEVCLSTGDLVKVIDIELLSVSCEDTSNNDKFELPINHTDLFKLVPEEMPYSTVEEMVSLRPVGLDTCFPFTFTSRCELTLQNFTLGTGMAVTMLHIEQQDGGEESCVRCQFRGQQGALADVLIPFSCRGEFYECESDQTYTLQEIMSSPHLCSRHFCFSKKTKHGASLVFSPIYQVQAIMHLRKNIVKFPSSLEVDVVDVTMESQDLTFVTPLTLLEVFAQPDEAFPTMAEILEHHEGQPLFRCTWLAELHKGHPLVLHKRGSSAMVLASGLKGRKARQYFLMSQSYGGRLRRRPREFESVYELYAASIQAPFLTVRVTRHSEEMEEEGLLALSVGEQLEVLRCEKVKLPGGGTSQEEKNNQTVEVLVCRRLQEEDDDEEEDEEEKEESEVVHLPLYMQSHFVEKLTDNKKYSLKDLCKAFALPLDVKVVSGDAELEKDPLVGFSSLRLQEATIQPMVQASLPGKPERCFEIPTDWLNMSLSFTNDPLPLTQEYHLETVTEVTDSFYYEFRKLTASDEPPPPRPPKPKPSSRSNPPSGSKPLSGSKPLSDSKPLSGSKPLSGSKSSKATPSPSHPDAPCLPPKSGTLSLLSDLSLDSKKTQRPPAPLPPDFKDDAPPLNPRKPMTDVKSGKAQPNTYIKSISHKPNNKAAKYEVQADVDSDHDYEQVDDQLRRAQDNFLFY from the exons GTTTATGAGCTGTCGGGAAGCGAGGTGTGCCTATCCACGGGGGACCTGGTAAAGGTCATCGACATCGAGCTCCTGTCTGTCAGCTGTGAGGATACCAGCAACAATGATAAGTTTGAGCTGCCCATCAACCATACAG ATCTGTTCAAGCTGGTTCCAGAGGAGATGCCATACAGCACAGTGGAGGAGATGGTGAGTCTGAGGCCTGTAGGCCTGGACACCTGCTTTCCCTTCACCTTCACCAGCCGATGTGAGCTGACCTTACAGAATTTCACCCTTGGCACTGGGATGGCCGTGACCATGCTACACATCGAGCAGCAGGACGGGGGTGAGGAGAGCTGCGTCCGCTGTCAATTCAGAGGCCAGCAGGGGGCTTTGGCTGACGTGCTAATCCCCTTCTCCTGCCGTGGGGAGTTCTATGAGTGTGAGAGTGACCAGACCTACACCCTCCAGGAGATCATGTCCTCGCCCCACCTCTGCAGCCGGCACTTTTGCTTCAGCAAGAAGACCAAGCACGGGGCATCACTAGTCTTCAGCCCCATATACCAGGTCCAGGCCATCATGCACT TGAGGAAGAACATAGTCAAGTTCCCCTCCAGCCTGGAGGTGGATGTGGTCGACGTGACAATGGAATCCCAAGACTTGACATTTGTGACCCCGCTCACTCTGCTCGAGGTCTTTGCACAGCCAGACGAGGCCTTCCCCACAATGGCTGAAATACTGGAGCACCATGAGGGCCAGCCACTGTTCCGGTGTACCTGGCTGGCTGAGCTACACAAGGGCCATCCTCTAGTCCTTCACAAGCGTGGTTCCTCAGCCATGGTTCTGGCTTCGGGTCTCAAGGGGCGCAAGGCCCGTCAGTACTTCCTAATGTCGCAGAGCTATGGGGGACGGCTGCGACGGAGGCCGCGGGAGTTCGAGTCGGTGTACGAGCTGTACGCCGCCTCAATCCAAGCGCCATTTCTCACGGTCAGGGTGACGCGGCAcagtgaggagatggaggaggaggggcttcTGGCACTCAGTGTAGGCGAGCAGCTGGAGGTGCTGCGCTGTGAGAAGGTGAAGCTGCCCGGAGGAGGAACCAGCCAGGAGGAGAAGAATAACCAGACCGTGGAAGTCCTTGTATGTAGACGTCTCCAAGAAGAGGACGATgacgaggaggaggatgaagaggagaaggaggagagcgaGGTGGTCCATTTGCCCCTGTACATGCAGAGCCACTTTGTGGAGAAGCTCACGGACAATAAGAAGTATAGCCTGAAGGACTTGTGCAAGGCCTTTGCTCTGCCACTGGACGTTAAGGTGGTGAGCGGTGACGCAGAGTTGGAGAAAGATCCTCTGGTGGGGTTCTCATCCCTGAGGCTGCAGGAGGCTACTATACAGCCCATGGTCCAGGCCAGCCTTCCAGGAAAGCCAGAGAGGTGCTTTGAGATACCCACAGACTGGCTTAACATGTCTTTGTCTTTTACTAACGACCCCTTGCCTTTGACCCAAGAATATCACCTGGAGACAGTTACAGAGGTGACAGACTCATTCTATTACGAATTTCGAAAGCTCACCGCATCAGATGAGCCCCCACCACCACGTCCACCAAAGCCGAAGCCATCATCAAGATCAAATCCACCGTCAGGCTCAAAACCATTGTCAGGCTCAAAGCCATTGTCAGACTCAAAGCCATTGTCAGGCTCAAAGCCATTGTCAGGCTCAAAGTCTTCCAAGGCAACCCCTTCACCCTCACATCCAGATGCCCCCTGTCTTCCACCCAAAAGCGGCACCCTTTCCCTGTTGAGTGATCTAAGTCTTGATAGCAAAAAGACTCAAAGGCCCCCTGCTCCTCTGCCTCCG GATTTCAAGGATGATGCCCCTCCGCTGAATCCAAGAAAACCTATGACCGATGTCAAGTCAGGCAAGGCTCAGCCAAACACTTACATCAAGTCTATAAGTCACAAGCCCAACAATAAAG CGGCGAAATATGAAGTTCAAGCAGATGTGGACAGTGACCATGATTATGAGCAAGTGGATGACCAGTTGAGAAGAGCACaggacaattttttattttactaa